The DNA segment ACACTTGTTGAATGGGATCGTCCTGAGGCAACTCCAAAACTTGTGAACTGGTTAAAAAGCATGAAAGACGCAGGGATTCAAGTAACAATTGTTTCTAATAATAGCGAGCTTCGAGTGAAATCTTTCGCAGATCCACTTGGTATTCCATTCATATATAAAGCACGTAAACCAATGGGCAAAGCGTTTCGTAAAGCACTTAACACGATGGATGTAAAAAAGGAAGAAGTTGTCGTTATTGGAGATCAACTTTTAACGGATGTTGTTGGTGGGAATCGCATTAATTTGCACACAATTTTAGTATTACCAGTAGCAAAATCAGACGGTTTTTTCACGAAATTTAATCGTTTGGTTGAACGACGAATATTTAAAGCTTTAAAAAGAAGAGGTTATGTAACTTGGGAGGAAGAAGTTTGACAACTATACCAACATGTATCGGATGCGGTACACAAATACAAACAAATGATCTGAAAGCACCTGGCTTTGCGCCACAGTCTTCGCTAGAAAAAGAAATAATCATATGCCAACGTTGTTTTCGCTTAAAAAATTATAACGAATTACAACCGGTATCATTAA comes from the Paenisporosarcina antarctica genome and includes:
- a CDS encoding YqeG family HAD IIIA-type phosphatase translates to MYKKFLPSEFVNNVFDISPERLLEKGIRGIITDLDNTLVEWDRPEATPKLVNWLKSMKDAGIQVTIVSNNSELRVKSFADPLGIPFIYKARKPMGKAFRKALNTMDVKKEEVVVIGDQLLTDVVGGNRINLHTILVLPVAKSDGFFTKFNRLVERRIFKALKRRGYVTWEEEV